From Tubulanus polymorphus chromosome 9, tnTubPoly1.2, whole genome shotgun sequence, a single genomic window includes:
- the LOC141911149 gene encoding uncharacterized protein LOC141911149 has protein sequence MLLQVFKSMKLKFHNPKKDACGLCESYRNGNETEKAKLKDQFETHISEKEKVRNIKSSLKCHASLNDKINVCSFDLQQVIFLPKTNRSEIFYSRRLSCYNFTISDVNSKHCECFLWHEGIAGRGSNEIASCVYQYLKRIDANSVRHVFLFADGCSGQNKNSILPCMLLYFVQNSVNVQSITIRYFEPHHGQNEGDAVHSCVERAIKRIPEIMTPSELSAIIKMARLRSTTSVTQVDTGDILNWKDLAKNLSILRIREANDGSLEIDWKKVRELQVNKDSPSIIGFKMSHHDDVFAPLDLKSRRNFVEMIPYPMPAYDEKTEVERRQVQ, from the exons ATGCTACTACAA GTCttcaaatctatgaaattgaaatttcataatCCCAAGAAAGATGCATGTGGTTTATGCGAATCATATCGTAACGGAAATGAAACAGAGAAGGCCAAACTGAAGGATCAATTTGAAACCCACATCAGTGAAAAGGAGAAAGTTCGGAATATCAAATCGTCTTTGAAATGTCATGCATCATTAAATGACAAGATAAACGTATGTTCATTTGATCTGCAACAAGTAATATTCCTACCAAAAACAAACCGCTCCGAAATATTCTACAGTAGAAGATTATCTTGTTATAACTTTACGATATCCGATGTCAATTCGAAACATTGTGAATGTTTTTTATGGCATGAAGGCATTGCTGGTCGAGGTTCAAACGAAATCGCCTCGTGCGTTTATCAGTACTTGAAAAGAATTGACGCTAACTCTGTACGCCATGTATTCCTTTTTGCTGATGGATGTTCCGGGCagaataagaatagtattttACCGTGTATGCTTTTGTACTTTGTCCAGAATAGCGTTAATGTACAAAGTATAACAATACGTTACTTTGAACCACACCACGGTCAAAACGAGGGCGATGCTGTACACAGTTGTGTCGAACGCGCAATAAAACGAATTCCGGAGATTATGACACCTAGCGAATTATCGGCAATAATCAAAATGGCACGCTTGAGATCAACAACTAGCGTCACTCAAGTGGATACTGGCGATATCCTGAACTGGAAAGATTTGGCGAAAAATCTGTCCATTCTTCGCATTCGAGAGGCCAACGATGGTTCGTTGGAAATTGATTGGAAAAAAGTTCGCGAGTTGCAAGTTAACAAAGATTCACCCAGCATAATCGGATTCAAGATGTCGCATCATGATGACGTATTCGCACCCTTAGATCTAAAGTCAAGACGAAACTTCGTAGAGATGATCCCATATCCTATGCCGGCGTACGATGAAAAAACCGAAGTTGAGCGCCGACAAGTTCAATGA